The following proteins are co-located in the Acinetobacter shaoyimingii genome:
- the mrcB gene encoding penicillin-binding protein 1B codes for MKSERGIGLIALIFSVLIIAGFVGFSIYLIRLDNVIRDKFEGNRWDIPAKVFARPLEIYSNAPIAQADFEQELKLLGYKKSDNYDKSGSYLVQNNILYVHTRGFDYSERIDPEQILQVKFGNDQITEIKATKPSETGIVRLEPMLIGGIYPQHNEDRVLIKLNKVPKPLIEALIATEDRNFYHHHGISVRGTARALVSNVTGGKRQGGSTLTQQLVKNFFLTPERTLKRKVNEALMALLLEFHYDKDEILEAYLNEVNLGQNGNYSVNGYGLASQFYFGMPLSELSIAQQAYLVGLVQGPTLYNPWKNPEGAIKRRNIVLQNMVVMGYLTQEQYETESAKPLNIISKPTIGPARFPDFMDIVRRQLKNEYQESDLTNQGLRIFTSLDPIAQTKVQNTFVASVDRLAKANPKRLKDLQGAVLVSNPENGELIAAVGSTKDFTGFNRTIDAKRQVGSLLKPVIYLNALESGRYNWASLIEDQPISIPVNGGKSWTPKNYSGSGYGNVPMAQALANSYNLSAVRLGQEFGLSSFSNHLTKFGVTSNIPTYPSIFLGAVDMSPMEVLSIYGNFATGGFKYPNKAIRSVVDSKGEVLERYTLNVQQTIDPASAYLLNYGLQRVMSSGTGRSAYNSLSNQLNLAGKSGTTNDTRDSWFAGYSGNHVAVVWLGLDNNKVTGLTGSSGALPVWTNVMKQLRQKPVNLRQPDDVQWHWIDTATGDLSGQGCEGSLYIPMLTNTVPRRATECGLPNYEVEQAIEPDPESMNSEQPDNMENYIRESESDMQRELSNRPNNGRIISSGQYEP; via the coding sequence ATGAAGTCAGAACGTGGTATTGGCTTAATCGCATTGATTTTTTCAGTGTTGATCATTGCAGGATTTGTTGGATTTAGTATCTATCTTATTCGTTTAGATAATGTCATACGTGACAAATTTGAAGGAAATCGTTGGGATATTCCTGCGAAAGTATTTGCACGCCCATTAGAAATCTATAGCAATGCACCCATTGCACAAGCAGATTTCGAGCAAGAACTTAAATTGTTGGGCTACAAAAAATCAGACAACTATGACAAGTCTGGTAGCTATTTGGTTCAAAACAATATCTTGTACGTGCATACCCGCGGTTTTGACTATAGTGAACGTATAGACCCAGAACAAATTTTGCAGGTCAAATTTGGAAATGATCAGATCACTGAGATTAAAGCCACTAAACCTTCTGAAACGGGTATCGTGCGTTTAGAGCCCATGCTCATTGGCGGTATTTATCCGCAGCACAATGAAGACCGTGTTCTGATTAAACTCAATAAAGTGCCTAAACCACTCATTGAAGCCTTGATCGCTACCGAAGATCGCAATTTCTATCATCATCATGGTATTTCAGTGCGTGGTACAGCACGTGCCCTGGTCAGTAATGTGACAGGTGGAAAACGACAAGGGGGTTCAACGCTGACTCAACAGTTGGTTAAAAATTTCTTTTTAACCCCTGAGCGTACATTAAAACGTAAAGTCAACGAAGCACTCATGGCATTGTTATTAGAGTTTCACTATGACAAAGATGAGATTTTAGAAGCCTATTTAAATGAAGTGAACTTAGGTCAAAATGGTAACTATTCAGTGAATGGTTATGGTTTGGCATCACAATTCTATTTTGGTATGCCTCTAAGTGAACTCAGTATTGCTCAGCAAGCTTATTTGGTCGGCTTGGTTCAAGGTCCTACCCTCTATAACCCTTGGAAAAATCCTGAAGGCGCAATCAAACGTCGAAATATCGTTTTGCAAAATATGGTGGTCATGGGCTATTTGACTCAAGAGCAGTATGAAACTGAATCTGCTAAACCACTGAATATCATTAGTAAGCCAACCATTGGTCCAGCACGTTTCCCAGACTTTATGGATATTGTGCGTCGTCAGTTAAAAAATGAATATCAAGAAAGTGATTTAACCAATCAAGGCTTAAGAATTTTTACAAGCCTAGATCCTATTGCGCAAACTAAAGTCCAAAATACCTTTGTGGCTTCTGTCGATCGATTAGCCAAAGCCAATCCAAAACGTTTAAAAGACTTACAAGGTGCAGTGTTGGTCTCTAACCCTGAAAATGGGGAATTGATCGCTGCTGTCGGCTCGACCAAAGACTTTACAGGCTTTAACCGGACCATCGATGCAAAACGTCAAGTCGGGTCTTTGCTCAAACCCGTGATTTATCTCAATGCATTAGAATCTGGTCGTTATAACTGGGCAAGTTTAATTGAAGATCAGCCAATCTCCATCCCTGTAAATGGCGGTAAATCTTGGACACCGAAAAACTATAGTGGCAGTGGTTATGGCAATGTGCCTATGGCACAAGCCCTTGCCAATTCTTATAACCTGTCAGCTGTACGTTTAGGTCAAGAATTCGGATTATCTTCATTTAGTAATCATTTAACCAAGTTCGGTGTGACTTCGAATATTCCAACCTACCCGTCTATTTTCTTGGGTGCGGTAGATATGTCACCCATGGAAGTACTGAGTATTTACGGCAACTTTGCAACAGGCGGATTTAAATATCCAAACAAAGCAATTCGTTCTGTGGTCGATTCAAAAGGTGAAGTTTTAGAGCGTTATACGCTCAATGTTCAACAAACCATTGATCCTGCAAGCGCTTATCTGTTGAACTACGGCCTACAACGAGTAATGTCATCAGGAACTGGTCGCTCAGCTTATAATAGTCTCTCAAATCAGCTCAATCTTGCTGGTAAATCAGGTACCACCAATGATACACGTGATTCATGGTTTGCAGGCTATTCTGGCAATCATGTTGCTGTGGTTTGGTTAGGACTGGACAATAACAAAGTTACTGGTTTAACGGGTTCTTCAGGGGCATTACCTGTATGGACCAATGTCATGAAACAGCTTCGCCAGAAACCTGTCAATTTAAGACAACCTGACGATGTACAATGGCACTGGATTGACACAGCAACCGGTGATTTATCAGGCCAAGGTTGTGAAGGTAGTCTTTACATCCCTATGCTAACGAATACGGTTCCTCGACGTGCAACTGAATGTGGTTTGCCTAATTATGAAGTGGAACAAGCCATTGAGCCAGATCCTGAATCAATGAATTCAGAACAACCCGATAACATGGAAAACTATATCCGTGAAAGTGAAAGTGACATGCAAAGAGAGCTTTCAAATCGACCAAATAACGGCCGTATCATTTCTAGTGGTCAATACGAACCTTAA
- a CDS encoding NAD(+) kinase: protein MQLSAKTFRNIGLIGRPDNASVVETLILIRDHLLSIGLHPVFDSETAKLVPNHNTQTVSRALLGEVVDLVIVVGGDGSLLHAARALVKFNTPVLGVNRGRLGFLTDIKPSEVLFKLDQVLQGEFLLERRFLLEMEIRTKNESIYDAIALNDIVLHSGKSVHMIDFELNIDGQYVYRQHSDGLIVSTPTGSTAYSLSGGGPILHPSMDAIALVPMHPHTLSSRPIVVGGQSEIKILIRENRVLPMVSADGQNSVSLNIGDCLHIRKHPFKLTLLHPPGYDFYMACRTKLGWNQDFDSFQQQD, encoded by the coding sequence GTGCAACTATCAGCCAAGACCTTTCGTAATATTGGACTCATTGGACGACCAGACAATGCTTCTGTCGTTGAAACACTGATTTTAATTCGTGATCATCTATTAAGTATTGGTTTGCACCCTGTATTTGATTCTGAAACAGCCAAACTTGTACCCAATCATAATACGCAAACTGTCAGCCGTGCCTTATTGGGTGAAGTGGTTGACTTGGTGATTGTGGTGGGTGGTGATGGCTCGTTATTACATGCTGCACGGGCACTGGTCAAATTTAACACCCCAGTCTTAGGGGTCAATCGTGGCCGACTCGGATTCTTAACTGACATCAAGCCATCTGAAGTGTTGTTTAAGTTAGATCAAGTATTGCAAGGCGAGTTTCTATTGGAGCGCCGTTTCTTATTGGAAATGGAAATTCGCACCAAAAACGAATCGATCTATGATGCAATCGCCTTAAACGATATTGTTTTACATTCGGGTAAGTCGGTGCATATGATTGACTTCGAATTAAACATCGATGGGCAATATGTTTACCGTCAACATAGTGATGGACTCATTGTATCGACCCCAACGGGTTCAACTGCATATTCGCTGTCGGGTGGTGGTCCAATTTTACATCCAAGTATGGATGCCATTGCGTTAGTGCCGATGCATCCGCATACTTTGTCATCTCGACCAATTGTGGTGGGTGGACAAAGTGAAATTAAGATTTTAATTCGTGAAAATCGTGTATTGCCAATGGTCAGTGCTGACGGGCAAAACAGTGTTTCATTGAATATTGGAGATTGTTTACATATCCGTAAGCATCCTTTTAAACTCACCTTACTCCACCCACCTGGTTATGACTTCTATATGGCATGTCGAACCAAACTGGGTTGGAACCAAGATTTTGATTCATTTCAACAGCAGGATTGA
- a CDS encoding YeaC family protein, whose translation MNIEQMLAVLDADIVARLKTAVEIGKWPNGVVLTQEQRQISMQAVIAWEAKNLPETERSGYIDKGHKTEDDECDSHVPEPEFQPIRFV comes from the coding sequence ATGAATATTGAACAAATGCTGGCCGTTTTAGATGCAGATATTGTTGCACGTTTAAAAACAGCCGTTGAAATTGGTAAATGGCCAAATGGTGTTGTTTTGACACAAGAACAACGTCAAATTTCTATGCAAGCTGTCATTGCATGGGAAGCAAAAAATTTACCTGAAACTGAACGTTCAGGCTATATCGACAAAGGGCATAAAACTGAAGATGACGAATGTGATTCGCATGTGCCAGAACCTGAATTTCAACCGATTCGTTTTGTCTAA